In one window of Crocosphaera subtropica ATCC 51142 DNA:
- a CDS encoding NHL repeat-containing protein: protein MSKNASVIANMWVSIFLPMLTILAIKPADASSLFISSLNNGEILEYNDDGTLLGVFGEANRTDSDLDGPNSLIIGPNGNLFVTSGGDSNILEFDGENGTFLGVFVDADQAGSGPGPFPFVPTGLDFDSNGNLFVSDGLRDQILEYDSNGNLLGVFATTGGDINNSLDGPEDLSFGPNGNLFTVTFEGILEYDPDGNFLGIFGQANPSDSSLFLDPSDFSFDSNGNLFVASRSRNILKYDSSGNFLGTVSGASGFAVGGLAFGPNGNLFATSFFGGQVFEFDVENDIPVGTFASGITTPTGLVFSESSDEPEPNPESVPEPGTVLSFLAMGGLGLASKFKKRTL from the coding sequence ATGAGTAAAAATGCTTCGGTTATAGCTAATATGTGGGTATCTATTTTTTTACCCATGTTGACAATTTTAGCCATCAAACCCGCTGATGCTTCATCTTTATTTATTAGTTCACTTAATAATGGTGAAATACTAGAATACAATGATGACGGAACTTTGCTGGGGGTTTTCGGCGAAGCTAATCGTACAGATAGTGATTTAGATGGGCCTAACTCTTTAATCATAGGTCCTAATGGAAATCTCTTTGTAACTAGTGGCGGTGATTCAAATATACTAGAATTTGATGGAGAAAACGGAACGTTTCTCGGTGTGTTTGTTGATGCTGATCAAGCAGGTAGTGGTCCCGGTCCATTCCCATTCGTTCCTACTGGCTTAGACTTCGATTCTAATGGAAATTTATTTGTTTCTGATGGTTTGCGAGATCAAATATTGGAGTACGATAGTAACGGTAATCTTCTTGGTGTTTTTGCCACTACTGGCGGAGATATTAATAACTCTTTAGATGGACCAGAAGACTTGTCTTTTGGTCCTAATGGAAATTTATTTACAGTTACATTTGAAGGGATACTAGAATATGATCCTGATGGGAATTTCCTGGGAATTTTTGGTCAAGCCAATCCTAGCGATAGTTCCCTATTTTTAGATCCTAGTGATTTTAGCTTTGATTCTAATGGCAATCTCTTTGTTGCATCAAGAAGTAGGAATATACTGAAATATGACAGTAGTGGTAATTTTCTAGGAACTGTTAGCGGAGCTAGTGGTTTTGCCGTTGGAGGTCTTGCCTTTGGACCCAATGGCAACTTGTTTGCAACGAGTTTCTTTGGAGGTCAAGTATTTGAGTTTGACGTAGAGAACGATATCCCTGTTGGAACTTTTGCCAGTGGGATCACAACACCCACAGGTTTAGTTTTTTCTGAAAGTTCAGATGAACCAGAACCGAATCCAGAGTCTGTTCCTGAACCTGGTACTGTTCTCAGTTTTCTAGCAATGGGTGGATTAGGATTAGCTTCAAAGTTCAAAAAGCGAACTTTGTAA
- a CDS encoding plasmid replication protein, CyRepA1 family codes for MANIFRPTKKGLSCPICGDTTGDCRILPDDSVLCHEAAYETDLVVDNYKFIRTVDPAPWGYFVQQDECARDARQLERFLRRTKTEKKKKDQRQLKNALGSKDFDKIFKSLRNPTGLDKDHRQDLIQRGLSEKDIERFGFFSLEKDQDTVVGVHWTFPGVYKNKFSLRDRGYSVPAFTKEGLVQGYQIRRDPSQEEKKGAKYVWPKTALSSHVVVNKELELPLTYVDYYGKGGDIVILVEGFLKAIIASKITGYPVIGAAGGAFASSPNQLKALLYDFEEVWICPDGGDAINPRVFGRMVSQFNKIGQIRSNIKVKWWGQVTKTNGDVDEISKETFDNAETLKPQEFIRLCNREQRKHLLKEEQKALRQLSLKPFKTIDERYLPDLETLIPELKGIVALKSPKGTGKSYQINKVIERAKLEGRKILTITPRIALGREQAIKWDVEWIGDLKGNTRTLLWENITDLGLCWDSLWKLSESQWSNTLIIIDEAELAMNHFLLSSTCSERRAQILATLETLIPECLKQDGCLLVADADLTDLSLNYFRTLAPGTDTKLIVNKGSKVPTWDILFWKGGSKDAIVQQIFDRLKSPIHEESGPRQRRLAVACDSQAEAEAIEKAVLADDPTINVVRIDRKTTETDFGKAFMENPNESIKDLRPTLFLFTPSMGAGVSIDVDWFDEMYGLFFGTLVPSQSRQMLGRIRTPIPRYIWCKNRGIINHGVIQNEALVMTSEIKSHLFEFNKTTGLLIDVSKVVAGETAEDAELMKTLLTKLWDEKNGTWDNVHIEYYAKIIARNNWDKKQLADTLIRELKAEGHRLEIVEKGGKTDKGEQVREAKKQLPGLEAEAIMNAKTITFEEAQMLENKLTTTEEERLQITKAYLMQELPGLPLTKEFIQKAITENRRKWLNGHKMWWYCTHPEDTVERDLAIWKSHLHSFTQGVAFLPDIKTLSLQIKVLNNIGIIKLVKHLIDNPQEVISKDSPMLLEILAKARRSKNLKTAYSITVTKKSQAIRTINKFLEKVGMKLKFYKEGPDKVRLYQLDRSLIDDPDRQAVLASLDERKRLREEAKKERENENLRIIFGEVKAEKKTPVYTTPLNKVAQRLINSMVEAANAPKELRGLLRKAIALIKVQHSSINILQFWNTIPQTLKIILKASCKKEMASLKDAIQRTRRTSTNPSYRPI; via the coding sequence ATGGCTAATATTTTCAGACCCACTAAGAAGGGTTTATCCTGCCCTATTTGCGGAGACACCACTGGGGATTGTAGAATTCTACCCGACGACAGTGTGTTATGCCACGAAGCCGCCTATGAAACCGACTTAGTTGTTGACAATTACAAATTTATTAGAACCGTAGATCCTGCGCCTTGGGGATACTTTGTGCAGCAAGATGAGTGCGCTCGTGATGCAAGGCAGTTAGAGCGATTTTTAAGGCGAACTAAGACTGAGAAGAAGAAAAAAGACCAAAGACAGCTAAAGAATGCACTCGGCAGTAAGGACTTTGATAAGATTTTCAAATCACTAAGAAATCCCACTGGACTAGACAAAGACCATCGCCAGGATCTTATTCAGCGCGGGCTATCAGAAAAGGACATAGAACGTTTCGGCTTTTTCTCCTTAGAAAAAGATCAAGACACTGTCGTTGGAGTACATTGGACATTTCCAGGGGTTTATAAAAATAAGTTTAGCCTCAGAGATAGAGGGTACAGTGTACCGGCCTTTACCAAAGAAGGGCTAGTCCAAGGATATCAAATCCGTCGAGATCCGAGTCAAGAGGAGAAGAAAGGGGCCAAGTACGTTTGGCCGAAAACTGCACTGAGTAGTCACGTGGTGGTTAATAAGGAATTAGAATTACCGTTAACCTACGTTGATTATTACGGGAAAGGGGGTGATATTGTAATTCTCGTAGAGGGATTTCTAAAAGCGATTATTGCCTCGAAGATTACAGGTTATCCCGTAATAGGAGCAGCCGGGGGAGCGTTTGCCTCAAGTCCCAATCAGCTAAAAGCTTTGTTATATGACTTTGAAGAAGTTTGGATATGTCCCGATGGAGGAGACGCTATCAATCCTCGTGTTTTTGGACGAATGGTGTCCCAGTTCAATAAAATCGGTCAGATTCGATCAAATATTAAAGTAAAATGGTGGGGGCAAGTCACCAAAACAAACGGCGATGTCGATGAAATCAGCAAAGAGACATTCGATAATGCAGAGACCCTAAAACCGCAAGAATTCATTCGTCTTTGTAACCGCGAACAACGTAAACATCTACTCAAAGAAGAACAAAAAGCACTCAGACAGCTTAGCCTCAAACCTTTTAAAACAATAGACGAACGTTACTTACCTGACTTGGAGACTCTTATTCCTGAGTTAAAGGGTATTGTTGCCCTGAAAAGTCCCAAAGGAACAGGAAAATCTTATCAAATCAACAAAGTCATTGAACGAGCTAAGTTAGAGGGACGCAAAATCCTGACCATTACGCCGCGTATTGCCCTAGGACGAGAGCAAGCCATTAAATGGGATGTTGAGTGGATCGGTGATTTAAAAGGAAACACACGAACCCTACTATGGGAAAATATCACAGATTTAGGGTTGTGTTGGGATAGCTTGTGGAAACTAAGTGAAAGTCAGTGGTCAAACACATTGATCATTATTGATGAAGCGGAACTTGCCATGAATCATTTCTTACTCAGTTCAACTTGTAGTGAACGTCGGGCGCAGATTTTAGCTACCCTAGAAACCTTAATTCCAGAATGTTTGAAACAAGACGGGTGTTTATTAGTCGCTGACGCAGATTTAACCGATCTTTCCTTAAACTATTTTAGGACGTTAGCGCCTGGTACTGATACCAAACTAATCGTCAATAAAGGCTCCAAAGTACCGACCTGGGATATCTTATTTTGGAAAGGAGGCAGCAAAGATGCCATTGTACAGCAAATCTTTGACCGGTTAAAAAGTCCCATACACGAAGAAAGTGGACCTCGCCAAAGACGCCTCGCAGTTGCTTGTGACAGTCAAGCAGAAGCAGAAGCTATTGAAAAAGCAGTGTTAGCTGACGATCCCACTATTAACGTGGTCAGAATAGATCGCAAAACGACAGAAACCGACTTCGGTAAAGCCTTCATGGAGAACCCCAACGAATCTATCAAAGACCTTAGACCGACATTGTTCCTGTTTACTCCTTCGATGGGTGCTGGTGTCAGTATTGATGTGGACTGGTTCGATGAGATGTATGGGTTATTTTTTGGAACGTTAGTGCCGAGTCAAAGCCGTCAGATGTTAGGAAGAATCCGAACACCGATTCCTCGATATATCTGGTGTAAAAACAGGGGGATTATCAATCATGGTGTCATTCAAAACGAAGCCTTAGTAATGACCTCAGAAATTAAATCCCATCTATTTGAGTTCAATAAAACAACTGGATTACTCATTGATGTCTCAAAAGTTGTGGCAGGGGAAACCGCAGAAGATGCTGAATTAATGAAGACCCTACTTACCAAGTTATGGGATGAAAAAAATGGGACTTGGGACAATGTTCATATCGAGTATTATGCCAAAATTATTGCTAGAAACAACTGGGATAAAAAGCAGTTAGCCGATACATTAATCCGAGAGCTAAAAGCAGAAGGTCATCGCCTTGAAATTGTCGAAAAAGGGGGTAAAACCGATAAAGGAGAACAAGTCAGAGAAGCTAAGAAACAACTTCCTGGCTTAGAGGCAGAAGCCATCATGAATGCTAAGACGATCACCTTTGAAGAAGCGCAGATGCTTGAGAATAAGCTCACAACGACTGAGGAAGAAAGGTTACAGATAACGAAGGCGTATCTTATGCAAGAATTACCTGGATTACCTTTAACCAAAGAGTTTATCCAAAAAGCGATCACTGAAAACAGGCGAAAGTGGCTCAATGGTCATAAAATGTGGTGGTATTGCACCCATCCTGAAGATACCGTCGAACGAGATTTAGCAATCTGGAAAAGCCATTTACACAGCTTCACTCAAGGGGTCGCCTTTTTGCCCGATATCAAAACCCTGAGTCTTCAAATCAAAGTATTGAACAACATCGGCATTATTAAATTAGTAAAGCACTTGATTGATAACCCTCAAGAAGTCATATCAAAAGACTCCCCCATGCTTTTAGAAATCCTTGCTAAAGCAAGACGTAGTAAAAATCTAAAAACAGCCTATTCCATAACCGTAACAAAAAAATCTCAAGCCATTCGCACGATAAATAAGTTCTTAGAAAAAGTGGGAATGAAACTGAAATTTTACAAAGAGGGGCCAGACAAAGTTAGGTTGTATCAATTAGATAGAAGCTTAATTGATGACCCTGACCGCCAAGCTGTCTTAGCGAGTTTAGATGAAAGAAAACGATTACGAGAAGAAGCCAAAAAAGAACGAGAAAATGAAAATCTCAGAATTATCTTTGGGGAAGTGAAAGCAGAAAAGAAAACTCCCGTTTACACGACTCCTCTAAATAAAGTGGCTCAAAGACTAATCAACTCTATGGTAGAGGCAGCTAATGCTCCAAAAGAGTTAAGAGGGTTACTACGAAAGGCGATCGCATTGATTAAAGTTCAACATAGTAGTATAAATATTTTACAATTTTGGAATACTATTCCACAGACTTTAAAAATTATTCTCAAAGCAAGTTGTAAAAAAGAAATGGCCTCACTCAAAGATGCTATCCAGCGCACTAGAAGAACTTCAACCAATCCATCTTACCGTCCTATTTAA
- a CDS encoding DUF5895 domain-containing protein produces the protein MAFNPGKKRNKTIDTSAFDGLKEFETRDNSTAYCQLVNPERLSSEKKIRDSNCPYGVFIPLEQAERVSFTPTEWFEEITLTFNEDSPNPTTVQGYITKRLRCCIIHQSDTIELQEKTARGWFYKGPAYKYGKPTKYKELLDGDRENYRMRTRYLLLFVDEDNNPLHEVPLQLGLGAGTGGAIGSEVSSLRDEFNQAYSEATGNKGVALEDEVHSLTVLDMELDFHKSQGKSPFVVPIRRLHPVTKAELIDVEHEKENKGRVVTLIGEPFNNILIPKGSKAGELIFSLRETHSDFPIPNGGAEEDETSSKSSDSSNQENDTYSWENDPDFFEKCTPTPQPQDKQVTERPKAVSKVEETEEEETPIPF, from the coding sequence ATGGCATTTAACCCTGGAAAGAAACGTAACAAAACCATCGACACCTCAGCTTTTGACGGGCTAAAAGAGTTTGAAACTCGTGATAATTCAACGGCTTATTGTCAATTAGTTAATCCCGAAAGATTATCCTCTGAGAAGAAAATCCGCGATAGTAACTGTCCTTATGGAGTTTTCATTCCTTTAGAACAAGCAGAACGGGTGTCATTTACTCCTACTGAATGGTTTGAGGAAATTACATTGACATTCAATGAAGATTCTCCCAATCCAACAACGGTACAAGGATACATCACAAAGCGATTACGCTGTTGTATTATCCATCAGTCTGACACGATCGAACTTCAGGAGAAAACAGCGAGGGGATGGTTTTACAAAGGACCTGCCTATAAATATGGAAAGCCGACTAAGTATAAAGAACTTCTCGATGGCGATCGGGAAAACTACCGTATGCGAACTCGATATTTACTATTGTTTGTAGACGAAGATAACAACCCATTGCACGAAGTTCCCTTACAGTTGGGATTAGGTGCAGGAACTGGGGGTGCGATCGGCTCAGAAGTTAGTAGTTTGAGAGATGAGTTTAACCAAGCTTATTCGGAAGCGACTGGTAATAAAGGCGTGGCTCTTGAAGATGAAGTTCATTCGTTAACTGTCTTAGACATGGAATTAGATTTCCATAAAAGCCAGGGTAAGTCACCTTTTGTCGTACCTATAAGACGACTACACCCGGTAACAAAAGCCGAGCTAATTGACGTTGAACACGAAAAAGAGAATAAAGGTCGAGTAGTTACATTGATTGGAGAGCCTTTCAATAACATTTTAATCCCCAAAGGCTCTAAAGCTGGTGAGCTAATATTCTCTCTAAGAGAAACTCATAGCGATTTTCCTATTCCTAATGGGGGTGCTGAAGAAGATGAAACTTCATCCAAATCCTCTGACTCATCTAATCAAGAAAATGACACCTATTCTTGGGAGAATGATCCAGACTTCTTCGAGAAGTGTACCCCTACTCCACAACCTCAAGATAAACAAGTAACTGAGCGTCCGAAGGCAGTATCAAAAGTTGAGGAAACTGAAGAGGAAGAAACCCCTATCCCCTTCTAA